Proteins from a single region of Amycolatopsis sp. CA-230715:
- a CDS encoding response regulator: MSPVDSSTVLVVDDEPQIVRALRINLSARGYRVITAHDGAAALRAVAETKPDVVVLDLGLPDMDGNEVIEGLRGWTPVPIIVLSARGDSSDKVKALDAGADDYVTKPFGMDELLARLRAAVRRSATAKPGDADAVVETEAFTIDLAAKKVRRDGTEVHLTKTEWGVLELLVRNRGRLVAQKQLLHDVWGPSYETESHYLRVYLAQLRRKLEREPSRPRHLLTEPGMGYRFEA, from the coding sequence ATGAGCCCGGTAGACAGCAGCACCGTTCTCGTTGTCGACGACGAGCCGCAGATCGTGCGCGCGCTGCGGATCAACCTCTCCGCGCGCGGATACCGCGTGATCACCGCGCACGACGGCGCGGCCGCACTGCGCGCTGTCGCCGAGACGAAACCGGATGTCGTGGTGCTCGACCTCGGGCTGCCGGACATGGACGGCAACGAGGTGATCGAGGGCCTGCGCGGCTGGACCCCGGTGCCGATCATCGTGCTGTCGGCGCGCGGGGACTCCTCGGACAAGGTCAAGGCGCTCGACGCGGGCGCGGACGACTACGTGACCAAACCGTTCGGGATGGACGAACTGCTCGCGCGCCTGCGCGCGGCGGTGCGGCGCTCGGCGACGGCGAAACCGGGCGACGCCGACGCGGTGGTGGAGACCGAGGCGTTCACGATCGACCTCGCCGCGAAGAAGGTCCGCCGCGACGGCACCGAGGTGCACCTGACGAAAACCGAATGGGGCGTACTGGAACTGCTGGTGCGCAACCGAGGCCGCCTCGTGGCGCAGAAGCAGCTGCTGCACGACGTGTGGGGACCCAGCTACGAGACCGAGTCGCACTACCTGCGGGTGTACCTGGCGCAGCTACGCCGCAAGCTCGAACGGGAGCCGTCCCGGCCACGGCACCTGCTCACCGAGCCGGGCATGGGCTACCGCTTCGAAGCTTGA
- a CDS encoding acylphosphatase — protein sequence MTGKDEQVRLNAWVRGTVQGVGFRWWTRSRALELGLVGSASNLADGRVEVVAEGSRNNCERLLAALRSGESPGSVDHVAERWSEPRGGLTTFVER from the coding sequence ATGACGGGGAAAGACGAACAGGTGCGGCTCAACGCCTGGGTCCGCGGCACGGTCCAGGGCGTCGGTTTCCGCTGGTGGACCCGGAGCAGGGCGCTCGAACTGGGTCTGGTGGGCAGCGCGAGCAACCTGGCGGACGGCCGTGTCGAGGTGGTAGCGGAAGGTAGCCGAAACAACTGTGAGCGGTTGTTGGCGGCGCTCCGGTCCGGCGAGTCACCCGGAAGTGTGGATCACGTCGCCGAACGCTGGTCTGAACCACGAGGCGGCCTCACCACCTTCGTAGAACGCTGA
- the smc gene encoding chromosome segregation protein SMC, translating into MHLKSLTLKGFKSFASATTLRFEPGITCVVGPNGSGKSNVLDALRWVMGTQGAKDLRGGKMEDVIFAGTAGRAPLGRAEVTLTIDNADGALPIDYTEVSITRRMFRDGASEYEINGSGCRLMDVQELLSDSGIGREMHVIVGQGQLSQILEAKPEERRAFIEEAAGVLKHRKRKEKALRKLNAMQANLDRLGDLTTELRRQLKPLGKQAEIARKAQTVQSELRDSRLRLLADDLVTQRADIAREEADESAARARRGEVELALETVTAEEQHLESSLAEDAPRLAAAQDTWYKLSALAERLRGTVRLAVERQRHLSAEVPTGSSGRDPEELLAEAEAAAEREEELNEAVAEARSMLSQTVQRREQLEHAVQAAEKAHMAAVRAIADRREGLAKLTGQVEALRSKNGATSDEIERLTVSIDEANARAEQAAEELEEARAEGGVEESDDAGLQERHDRAVEANNAAKARVEELVKAERTAERDIASEKARVDALSMGLKRKDGAGALLGAADTLPGLLGSVAALLTVDAGYEVALAAALGPVADAVAVAGGEDAIAALKYLKAEDSGRAGVLLGGQEYTVDTGGLPSLPPGARWAREVVNAPEQLRPAVERALDRVAIVDGLDEARRLVAVHPEISTVTADGDVFGAHWAVGGSARAESVIEVQAAVDEAQDRMLAAERALERTTAELEGARAEQQSRRDEVGQAKDALGEAKVRRARSGERLNRMQQAARSAEAEVTRLREQRAKVESSREEALARLAELEDRLNAVAEEQDFEEDPDTTERDQAADELAVVRQEEVEARLSLRTAEERVRGIAGKADSLRRAAYAEQQARERAEKARVARERGAAIAAAVVNGGELALQRIEVSVQRAAAERDQAQAMRTERESALAQIRSRVRELTGELEKLTDAVHRDEVLRAEQRLRLEQLETKISEEFGIGLEDLVTEYGPDVPVPPSAGEIAEYEELKERGEAVSAPPAIPYDRATQQRRAKRAEKDLALLGKVNPLALEEFAALEERYKFLSTQLEDLKATRKDLLTVIKEVDDKILEVFSSAYTDVAREFEIVFSVLFPGGEGRMVLTEPDDLLATGVDVEARPPGKKVKRLSLLSGGEKSLVAVAMLVAIFRARPSPFYVMDEVEAALDDTNMRRLISLLEQLRDASQLIIITHQKPTMEIADALYGVSMQGDGITKVISQRLRAEKVEQSDKSEAVEKPESAERTEPSTTPS; encoded by the coding sequence GTGCACCTCAAAAGCCTGACGCTCAAGGGCTTCAAGTCCTTCGCCTCGGCCACGACGCTGCGGTTCGAGCCCGGCATCACCTGCGTGGTGGGGCCGAACGGCTCCGGGAAGTCGAACGTGCTCGACGCGCTGCGCTGGGTAATGGGCACGCAGGGCGCCAAGGACCTGCGCGGCGGCAAGATGGAGGACGTCATCTTCGCCGGGACGGCCGGTCGCGCGCCGCTCGGCCGCGCCGAGGTGACGCTGACCATCGACAACGCCGACGGCGCGCTCCCCATCGACTACACCGAGGTCTCGATCACCCGCCGCATGTTCCGCGACGGCGCGAGCGAGTACGAGATCAACGGCAGCGGCTGCCGCCTGATGGACGTGCAGGAACTGCTGTCGGACTCCGGTATCGGCCGCGAGATGCACGTCATCGTCGGGCAGGGGCAGCTTTCGCAGATCCTGGAGGCCAAACCCGAGGAGCGCCGCGCCTTCATCGAAGAGGCCGCGGGTGTGCTGAAACACCGCAAGCGCAAGGAAAAGGCGCTGCGGAAGCTCAACGCGATGCAGGCGAACCTCGACCGCCTCGGCGACCTGACCACCGAGCTGCGCCGCCAGCTCAAGCCGCTCGGCAAGCAGGCCGAGATCGCCCGCAAGGCGCAGACCGTGCAGTCCGAGTTGCGTGACTCGCGCCTCCGCCTGCTCGCCGACGACCTGGTGACCCAGCGCGCCGACATCGCCCGCGAAGAGGCCGACGAGAGCGCCGCGCGTGCCCGCAGGGGCGAGGTCGAGCTGGCACTCGAAACCGTCACGGCGGAAGAGCAGCATCTCGAGTCTTCGCTCGCCGAGGACGCGCCGAGGCTCGCTGCCGCCCAGGACACCTGGTACAAGCTCTCCGCGCTGGCCGAGCGCCTGCGCGGCACGGTCCGGCTCGCGGTCGAGCGCCAGCGGCACCTGTCCGCCGAGGTGCCGACCGGCTCCAGCGGACGGGACCCGGAGGAACTGCTCGCCGAGGCCGAAGCCGCGGCCGAGCGCGAAGAGGAGCTGAACGAGGCCGTCGCCGAAGCTCGGTCGATGCTTTCGCAGACCGTGCAGCGCCGCGAGCAGCTCGAACACGCCGTGCAGGCCGCGGAAAAGGCGCACATGGCCGCCGTCCGCGCGATCGCCGACCGGCGCGAAGGGCTCGCCAAGCTCACCGGTCAGGTCGAGGCGCTGCGCAGCAAGAACGGCGCCACCTCCGACGAGATCGAACGGCTCACCGTCTCCATCGACGAGGCGAACGCGCGCGCCGAGCAAGCCGCCGAAGAACTCGAAGAGGCGCGCGCGGAGGGTGGCGTCGAGGAGTCCGACGACGCCGGGCTCCAGGAACGCCACGACAGGGCGGTCGAAGCGAACAACGCGGCGAAGGCCAGGGTCGAGGAACTGGTCAAGGCCGAGCGCACCGCCGAACGGGACATCGCCTCGGAAAAGGCCAGGGTCGACGCGCTGTCGATGGGCCTCAAGCGCAAGGACGGCGCGGGCGCGCTGCTCGGCGCCGCCGACACCCTGCCCGGCCTGCTCGGCTCGGTCGCCGCGCTGCTGACCGTCGACGCGGGCTACGAGGTCGCGCTCGCCGCGGCGCTCGGCCCGGTCGCGGACGCGGTCGCGGTGGCGGGCGGCGAGGACGCGATCGCCGCGCTGAAGTACCTGAAGGCGGAGGATTCCGGCCGCGCCGGCGTTTTGCTCGGCGGCCAGGAGTACACAGTGGACACCGGCGGCCTGCCGTCGCTGCCGCCCGGCGCGCGATGGGCGCGCGAGGTCGTCAACGCGCCGGAGCAGCTGCGCCCCGCGGTCGAGCGCGCGCTGGACCGGGTGGCCATTGTGGACGGTCTGGACGAGGCGCGGCGGCTCGTCGCGGTGCATCCCGAGATCAGCACGGTGACCGCGGACGGCGACGTGTTCGGCGCGCACTGGGCGGTCGGCGGATCGGCGCGCGCGGAGAGCGTGATCGAGGTGCAGGCCGCCGTCGACGAGGCGCAGGACCGCATGCTCGCCGCGGAACGCGCGCTCGAACGCACCACCGCCGAACTGGAAGGCGCTCGCGCGGAGCAGCAGTCGCGCCGCGACGAGGTCGGCCAGGCGAAGGACGCGCTCGGCGAGGCGAAGGTGCGGCGGGCCCGGTCCGGCGAGCGGCTCAACCGCATGCAGCAGGCGGCGCGATCGGCCGAGGCCGAGGTCACCCGCCTGCGCGAGCAGCGCGCGAAGGTGGAGAGCAGCAGGGAAGAGGCGCTCGCCCGGCTCGCCGAGCTGGAGGACAGGCTCAACGCCGTCGCCGAGGAACAGGACTTCGAGGAAGACCCCGACACCACCGAACGCGACCAGGCCGCCGACGAACTCGCGGTGGTGCGCCAGGAAGAGGTCGAGGCGCGGCTTTCACTGCGCACCGCGGAGGAGCGCGTCCGCGGTATCGCGGGCAAGGCGGATTCCCTGCGCCGCGCGGCTTACGCCGAGCAACAGGCCCGCGAACGGGCTGAAAAGGCCCGCGTGGCAAGGGAACGCGGCGCCGCGATCGCCGCAGCCGTGGTCAACGGCGGTGAGCTCGCGTTGCAGCGCATCGAGGTTTCGGTGCAGCGCGCGGCCGCCGAACGCGATCAGGCGCAGGCGATGCGCACCGAGCGGGAGTCCGCGCTGGCGCAGATCCGCAGCCGCGTCCGCGAGCTGACCGGTGAGCTGGAGAAGCTGACCGACGCCGTGCACCGCGACGAGGTGCTCCGCGCCGAGCAGCGGCTTCGCCTGGAACAGCTGGAAACGAAGATCTCCGAGGAGTTCGGGATCGGGCTCGAAGACCTCGTCACCGAGTACGGCCCCGATGTCCCGGTGCCGCCCAGCGCGGGTGAGATCGCCGAGTACGAGGAGCTGAAGGAACGCGGCGAGGCCGTGTCGGCACCGCCCGCGATCCCGTACGACCGCGCGACCCAGCAGCGCCGGGCCAAGCGCGCGGAGAAGGACCTGGCCTTGCTGGGCAAGGTGAACCCGCTCGCGCTCGAAGAGTTCGCCGCGCTCGAAGAGCGGTACAAGTTCCTCTCGACGCAGCTCGAAGACCTGAAGGCGACGCGAAAGGACCTCCTCACCGTCATCAAGGAGGTCGACGACAAGATCCTCGAGGTCTTCAGCTCGGCCTACACCGATGTCGCGCGCGAGTTCGAAATCGTGTTCTCCGTGCTGTTCCCCGGCGGTGAGGGGCGCATGGTGCTCACCGAGCCCGACGACCTGCTCGCCACCGGCGTCGACGTCGAAGCGCGCCCGCCGGGCAAGAAGGTGAAGCGGCTGTCGCTGCTTTCAGGTGGCGAGAAGTCGCTCGTGGCGGTGGCGATGCTGGTCGCGATCTTCCGCGCCCGCCCGTCGCCGTTCTACGTGATGGACGAGGTCGAGGCGGCGCTCGACGACACCAACATGCGGCGCCTCATCAGCCTCCTCGAGCAGCTGCGGGACGCGTCGCAGCTGATCATCATCACGCACCAGAAGCCGACCATGGAGATCGCCGACGCGCTCTACGGCGTGAGCATGCAGGGCGACGGCATCACGAAGGTCATCTCGCAGCGCCTGCGCGCCGAAAAGGTCGAGCAGTCCGACAAGAGCGAGGCCGTCGAAAAGCCCGAGTCGGCCGAGCGGACCGAGCCGTCCACCACTCCGAGCTGA
- a CDS encoding glycoside hydrolase family 172 protein yields MTWIPPAQKRPPRPRRGLVTLTLAALAALTVVAAPSALAAPNDAAAARATPLAKGPIGWDVYRQLDGMERMRPGEQVRQFSSFDRTGGNEDGFAGAYSCLTHETDGQCVIADAHGAGEISSIWFTYAANSVAPIGNIRIELDGRVVLQANLQDLVNGRKGAPFVWPLVGNSQDTMGGTVIKVPMPYTRSMRIVTQNNPHFYHVAYRQFADAAGVRTFDPSDKALDVVNRLRGYGVNDPKPPAPGAQTDTAGIALAPGASMSIPAPDGPRQISQLQMRLPQAVASPMVYDDGRAFAPGSSSFTMGISPANQGIRLTRRYDQGIGHQRANLLIDGKQAGEWTSGPSVGGRWGEQTIEVPPSLTAGKSRITVTNTFVSSDYDVNEFRYVAHSKLGGGWVLSDIMDVGPNHPGEEAAHGYKILGGTWEGLGSSRFDVPAAQVTATDQLLEGLRLRITFDGQTTVDSPVGEFFGSGLGKYATKSLMTSIDTTENGAFTSWYPMPYGKNAKIELVNTSPVAVTAGSVAVTSAPDPSLPADLSKGGTHGYFNATHHRADTVQGQEWNFLTAQGRGVFYGVTTNMRGHIPPGPVHQMNFLEGDERVYVDGSRSPSEIGTGTEDFYESGWYFMDAEAGNREGVTYSMPQAGLVSHETAADGCQYVCLNAYRTLMADAVPFGKGIEFDIEHGGDSDQPAEYSSTAYWYGNTGPSLEQSDFVDIADPASRALHGYTADAEETASLTSTFEGKEDRSPVTGTVSSSTGPVQFTVAVSKPNSGLRLHRVGDQDAGFQRANVFVDNRYVGEWYQPLKNSFSRWLEDSFDVPASFTAGKAAVQVRFEPIDGAPAWTGSRYTALSQLGDNAKGASRPSNQD; encoded by the coding sequence GTGACCTGGATACCCCCTGCCCAAAAACGGCCGCCGAGACCCCGGCGTGGCCTCGTCACGCTCACCCTCGCCGCGCTCGCCGCGCTGACCGTCGTGGCGGCCCCGTCAGCGCTCGCCGCACCCAACGACGCCGCCGCCGCGCGCGCGACCCCGCTCGCGAAGGGGCCGATCGGCTGGGACGTCTACCGCCAGCTCGACGGCATGGAACGGATGCGGCCTGGCGAGCAGGTCCGCCAGTTCTCCAGCTTCGACCGCACCGGCGGCAACGAGGACGGCTTCGCCGGTGCCTACTCGTGCCTGACCCACGAGACCGACGGCCAGTGCGTCATCGCCGACGCGCACGGCGCGGGCGAGATCTCGTCGATCTGGTTCACCTATGCCGCGAACTCGGTCGCCCCGATCGGCAACATCAGGATCGAGCTCGACGGCCGCGTCGTGCTGCAGGCCAACCTGCAGGACCTGGTGAACGGCAGGAAGGGCGCGCCGTTCGTCTGGCCGCTGGTCGGGAACTCGCAGGACACCATGGGTGGCACGGTGATCAAGGTGCCGATGCCGTACACCCGCTCGATGCGGATCGTCACGCAGAACAACCCGCACTTCTACCACGTGGCGTACCGCCAGTTCGCCGACGCGGCGGGCGTCCGCACGTTCGACCCGTCGGACAAGGCGCTCGACGTGGTCAACCGGCTGCGCGGGTACGGCGTCAACGACCCGAAGCCGCCCGCGCCGGGCGCGCAGACGGACACCGCGGGCATCGCGCTGGCGCCGGGCGCGTCGATGTCGATACCGGCACCGGACGGCCCGCGCCAGATCAGCCAGCTCCAGATGCGGCTGCCGCAGGCGGTCGCCAGCCCGATGGTCTACGACGACGGCAGGGCGTTCGCGCCCGGCAGCAGCTCGTTCACGATGGGCATCTCGCCGGCGAACCAGGGCATCCGGCTGACGCGGCGGTACGACCAGGGAATCGGGCACCAGCGGGCGAATCTGCTGATCGACGGCAAGCAGGCGGGTGAGTGGACGAGCGGGCCCTCCGTCGGGGGACGCTGGGGCGAACAGACCATCGAGGTTCCGCCGTCGCTCACCGCGGGCAAGTCCAGGATCACCGTGACCAACACGTTCGTCTCGTCCGACTACGACGTCAACGAGTTCCGCTACGTCGCGCACAGCAAGCTCGGCGGTGGCTGGGTGCTGTCCGACATCATGGACGTCGGCCCGAACCACCCCGGCGAGGAAGCGGCCCACGGCTACAAGATCCTCGGTGGGACATGGGAAGGGCTCGGCAGCTCGCGGTTCGACGTGCCCGCCGCGCAGGTCACCGCGACCGACCAGTTGCTGGAGGGGCTGCGGTTGCGGATCACCTTCGACGGGCAGACCACTGTGGACAGTCCGGTCGGCGAGTTCTTCGGGTCGGGGCTCGGCAAGTACGCCACCAAGTCGCTGATGACCTCGATCGACACCACCGAGAACGGCGCCTTCACGTCGTGGTATCCGATGCCCTACGGCAAGAACGCGAAGATCGAGCTGGTGAACACCTCGCCGGTCGCGGTCACCGCCGGGTCGGTCGCGGTCACCTCCGCGCCGGATCCGTCGTTGCCCGCCGATCTCTCGAAGGGCGGCACGCACGGGTACTTCAACGCCACGCACCACCGCGCGGACACCGTGCAGGGCCAGGAGTGGAACTTCCTGACCGCGCAGGGCCGGGGCGTGTTCTACGGGGTCACCACGAACATGCGCGGGCACATCCCGCCGGGCCCGGTACACCAGATGAACTTCCTCGAAGGCGACGAGCGCGTCTACGTGGACGGGTCACGGAGCCCGAGCGAGATCGGCACCGGCACGGAGGACTTCTACGAATCCGGCTGGTACTTCATGGATGCCGAAGCGGGCAACCGGGAAGGCGTCACGTACTCGATGCCGCAGGCCGGTCTGGTGAGCCACGAAACGGCCGCCGACGGCTGCCAGTACGTGTGCCTCAACGCCTACCGGACGCTGATGGCGGACGCGGTGCCGTTCGGCAAGGGCATCGAGTTCGACATCGAGCACGGCGGCGATTCGGACCAGCCCGCGGAGTACAGCTCCACCGCCTACTGGTACGGCAACACCGGGCCGTCACTGGAGCAGTCCGATTTCGTGGACATCGCGGACCCGGCGAGCAGGGCGTTGCACGGGTACACCGCGGACGCCGAGGAAACGGCGTCGCTGACGTCGACCTTCGAAGGCAAGGAAGACCGCAGCCCGGTCACCGGAACGGTCTCGTCGTCGACCGGCCCCGTGCAGTTCACGGTCGCGGTTTCGAAGCCGAACTCGGGCCTGCGGCTGCACCGGGTCGGCGACCAGGACGCCGGGTTCCAGCGGGCGAACGTGTTCGTGGACAACCGGTACGTCGGCGAGTGGTACCAGCCACTGAAGAACAGCTTCTCCCGGTGGCTGGAGGATTCGTTCGACGTCCCGGCTTCGTTCACCGCGGGGAAGGCGGCCGTGCAGGTGCGGTTCGAACCGATCGACGGCGCTCCCGCCTGGACGGGTTCGCGCTACACCGCCCTTTCCCAGCTCGGTGACAACGCGAAGGGAGCTTCTAGACCGTCCAATCAGGACTGA
- a CDS encoding nucleotidyltransferase domain-containing protein, giving the protein MPENTDQEFLDRLADQLAGLPAVRAVTLGGSRAKGTERPDSDWDLAIYYRGEFSPATLRALGHEGEVSEIGGWGGGVFNGGAWLTVDSRAVDVHYRDLDVVEHELAEAERGRFHWEPLAFHLAGIPSYLVVGELAINQVLRGALPKPEYPDALRKTAPEHWRGAAAMTLTYAKANHAPRGRLTEVAGALATAATQTAHAVLAARGEWVTNEKTLLARAGLREVDAIVQSLTTEPAVLARAIADAEALFSSAQ; this is encoded by the coding sequence ATGCCGGAAAACACCGACCAGGAATTCCTCGACCGGCTCGCCGACCAGCTCGCGGGGCTGCCCGCGGTGCGGGCGGTCACCCTCGGCGGTTCCCGCGCCAAGGGCACCGAGCGGCCGGACAGCGACTGGGACCTGGCGATCTACTACCGGGGCGAGTTCTCCCCCGCCACACTGCGCGCACTCGGCCACGAAGGCGAAGTGTCCGAGATCGGCGGCTGGGGCGGTGGCGTCTTCAACGGCGGCGCCTGGCTCACGGTCGACAGCCGCGCCGTCGACGTCCACTACCGGGATCTCGACGTGGTCGAGCACGAGCTGGCCGAAGCCGAGCGGGGCCGGTTCCACTGGGAACCGCTCGCCTTCCACCTCGCCGGGATCCCGAGCTACCTCGTGGTCGGCGAACTCGCCATCAACCAGGTCCTGCGCGGCGCGCTGCCAAAACCGGAATACCCGGACGCACTGCGGAAAACCGCGCCGGAGCACTGGCGGGGCGCCGCGGCGATGACCCTGACCTACGCCAAGGCGAACCACGCGCCCCGCGGGCGGCTCACCGAGGTCGCGGGCGCGCTCGCCACGGCCGCGACGCAGACCGCGCACGCCGTACTGGCCGCGCGCGGGGAATGGGTCACCAACGAGAAAACCCTGCTCGCTCGGGCAGGGCTGCGGGAGGTCGACGCGATCGTCCAAAGCCTCACCACCGAACCGGCGGTGCTGGCGCGGGCGATCGCCGACGCGGAAGCACTTTTCTCGTCAGCACAGTGA
- a CDS encoding sodium:solute symporter, protein MNAVDLVIIVVYLAAMPLIGVLVGRKQRSAADYFIGERSLPWWAVCFSIVATETSTLTVISTPGLIWAASGNYNGLTYLQLPFGYIIGRTLVAFIMLPRYFKGKQSTAYAFLGERFGGAMQGVSSVAFIITRLLAEGVRLFAGAIPIQYILSSYGLHTQYWQIVVVLTALTLIYALVGGIKAVVWVDVIQLSVYILGALIAVVVLAQKLPSGWTSKASDAGIFKLFDFNFDIAHLLTSQYAFLTAVVGGAIFTMASHGADQLIVQRFLACRSIKDGRKALIGSGIAVTIQFGLFLLVGAMLWAHNGFKTLKELNLKGDDVFTRFITSELPVGVAGLLIAAILASTMGALASALNALSNSTVADLYQRFTKRKAEDSKLLRHGRIWTLVWAVVFAVFASLFTSKDNPVIEQGLAITGYTYGALLGAFLLGMWIKRARQLDAIIAFIATVAVMAFVVLGVKIAPSPGGKPVVLAFPWYTLLGVLITLVVGGLLSLRHRGDDPRAAEALSTKPDETAAEEAA, encoded by the coding sequence ATGAACGCAGTGGATCTCGTGATCATCGTGGTCTACCTGGCCGCGATGCCGCTGATCGGCGTGCTGGTCGGCCGCAAGCAGCGCTCCGCGGCCGACTACTTCATCGGCGAGCGGAGCCTGCCGTGGTGGGCGGTGTGCTTTTCCATCGTGGCCACCGAAACCTCGACGCTGACCGTGATCAGCACGCCGGGGCTGATCTGGGCGGCGTCCGGGAACTACAACGGGCTGACCTACCTGCAGCTCCCGTTCGGCTACATCATCGGCCGCACGCTCGTCGCGTTCATCATGCTTCCCCGCTACTTCAAGGGAAAGCAGTCGACGGCGTACGCGTTCCTCGGCGAGCGGTTCGGCGGCGCCATGCAGGGCGTGTCCTCGGTCGCGTTCATCATCACGCGGCTGCTCGCCGAAGGCGTGCGGCTGTTCGCGGGCGCGATCCCGATCCAGTACATCCTCTCCAGCTACGGCCTGCACACCCAGTACTGGCAGATCGTCGTGGTGCTCACCGCGCTGACCCTGATCTACGCGCTCGTCGGCGGGATCAAGGCGGTCGTCTGGGTCGACGTGATCCAGCTGAGCGTCTACATCCTCGGCGCGCTGATCGCGGTCGTGGTGCTGGCGCAGAAGCTGCCGTCCGGCTGGACCTCGAAGGCCTCGGACGCCGGGATCTTCAAGCTCTTCGACTTCAACTTCGACATCGCGCACCTGCTCACCAGCCAGTACGCGTTCCTCACCGCGGTGGTCGGCGGCGCGATCTTCACCATGGCCTCGCACGGCGCGGACCAGCTGATCGTGCAGCGGTTCCTGGCCTGCCGGAGCATCAAGGACGGGCGCAAGGCGCTGATCGGCAGCGGGATCGCGGTCACCATCCAATTCGGACTGTTCCTGCTCGTCGGCGCGATGCTGTGGGCGCACAACGGGTTCAAGACGCTCAAGGAGCTGAACCTCAAGGGCGACGACGTGTTCACCCGGTTCATCACCAGCGAGCTGCCGGTCGGCGTTGCGGGGCTGCTGATCGCGGCGATCCTGGCCTCCACCATGGGCGCGCTCGCCTCCGCGCTCAACGCGCTGTCCAACTCCACCGTCGCCGACCTCTACCAGCGGTTCACCAAGCGCAAGGCCGAGGACTCGAAGCTGCTGCGCCACGGCCGGATCTGGACGCTGGTGTGGGCGGTGGTGTTCGCGGTGTTCGCGTCCTTGTTCACCAGCAAGGACAATCCGGTGATCGAGCAGGGGCTGGCGATCACCGGCTACACCTACGGCGCGCTGCTCGGCGCCTTCCTGCTCGGCATGTGGATCAAGCGGGCGCGCCAGCTCGACGCGATCATCGCGTTCATCGCGACGGTGGCCGTGATGGCGTTCGTGGTGCTCGGCGTGAAGATCGCGCCGTCCCCGGGCGGGAAGCCGGTGGTGCTGGCCTTCCCGTGGTACACGCTGCTCGGCGTGCTCATCACGCTGGTGGTCGGCGGGCTGCTCTCGCTCCGCCACCGCGGCGACGACCCGCGCGCCGCGGAAGCCCTGTCGACCAAGCCGGACGAGACCGCCGCCGAGGAAGCGGCCTGA